In Acidobacteriota bacterium, the genomic window CGTCGTGCCCGACCCGCTGCTGCTTGAAGAGGATCGGCCCCGGCGAACTCACCCGAATGAGGAGGGCTCCCAGAACCAGCAGCGGGGCGCTGGCGATCAGCGCCAGACCGGCTCCAGCCAGATCGACCACTCGCTTGATGACGCCGTAGAAGCGTGTCGCCGACGGCAGGCGACGGGTGAAAACCGGCATCCCGGCGACCTGCCCGAAGCGCAGTGTCGAGAACAGTAGGTCGCCGGCACTCGGGACGAAGAAGTACGCAACTCCCCGCGACTCGAGGAGACGAATGATTTCGGTGATGCGGCTCGAAGGTGCGGAGGGCATCGCGATGAACACGGCGTCCGGACGGGTCATGCGGAGGGTCTGATCCAGGGCCTCCTCGCCACCGAAGACCGGAACGCGGTCGCCGTCGACACCGGGCGTGACCCGGATCTCGCTGGCACCGAGCGACGGGTTGTCATCGATGAAACCGATTGGCGACAGACCGAGTTGGTGTTCGTCACGAAGGTGCTGGGCCAGCAGTCGCCCGGTCTCTCCGGCTCCGTAGATCAAGACGTTGCGTGTCCGTGTCTCGCGATTGCGTCGCCGGGCCTGCAGCTTCCAACCCACGAACCGCTGCGCCACCAGCGCGAACACGGTCATCGGCCCGAACATCACCAGCGTCAGGCGAGAGAACTCTCCGAACTTCGCAAAGAACGAGACGCCGAGTGTCAGGAGTACGCCGGCGCCGACGCCGTGAAGAATCTTCTTGATCGCCTCGATCCTGAGTAGGCCAAGCTCATCGCGATACGCGCCGTAGGCCTGCAGGGCGAAGACCGTGAGGGCGGTGTAGGACGCGATGACCCGCAGGTAGAGATCCGGATCCCAGTGACGGCGACCGACACCAAGAGCCAGGTAAAGACCATAAGTCGCAACGACAGCCAGCAGCACCGTGACGATGTCCGCGCAGACCAACGAGAGCTGCCAGCGCAACTTCGGGCTGAGATGGACGGCCTTTGCCGCACCGGGTGTGGGCGAGTAGCGCGTGACCTGTGGCGCCGCACCGGGAACCGCCATCACTCACCGTCCTTGTTTTCGATGACGGGATAACGGGTGATGCCGCAGACCTGTCGGATGCCGTGGAACAGAAACAGCGTGTTGTAAACGAGGTAACGACGCCAGAGACGCCGGGGCTCCTGGATCAGGCGAAAGAGCCATTGCAGGCCGGCGCGCCGCATCCATCGCGGCCCCTCGGACTTGATCCCGGCGAGAAAATCGAAGGCCGCACCGACGCCGACCAACAACGACGGCCGAAGGGCTTGCCGATGTCGGGCCATCCAGAACACCTGGGCGGGCGCGCCCAGCCCGACCCACACGATATCCGCCCCGCTGGCGTTGATCTCATCGAGGATCTCTTGTTGTCGTTCAGGTCCCGGGTCGCCGAAGGGCGGTGTCATGGCGCCCGCAACCCTCAGGTCCGGGTTCATCGCGCGAGCCGCTTCGACGAACTGGGCGGTGATCGCTTCGTTGGCGCCACCGAAGAAGTAGTGCCGGGTCTCTCGATGTCCGGGGTCCGTCAACACCGCCCGCAGCGTGTCGGGTCCGTAGACTCGCTCGACGGGATGCGAGGTGCGAAGACGTCCCCACCAGACCAGGGGCATGCCATCGGCGGTCTTCAACCAGCTGCCGGCGACGGCCTCCTTGAAGGCCGGATCCCTCA contains:
- a CDS encoding sugar transferase; protein product: MAVPGAAPQVTRYSPTPGAAKAVHLSPKLRWQLSLVCADIVTVLLAVVATYGLYLALGVGRRHWDPDLYLRVIASYTALTVFALQAYGAYRDELGLLRIEAIKKILHGVGAGVLLTLGVSFFAKFGEFSRLTLVMFGPMTVFALVAQRFVGWKLQARRRNRETRTRNVLIYGAGETGRLLAQHLRDEHQLGLSPIGFIDDNPSLGASEIRVTPGVDGDRVPVFGGEEALDQTLRMTRPDAVFIAMPSAPSSRITEIIRLLESRGVAYFFVPSAGDLLFSTLRFGQVAGMPVFTRRLPSATRFYGVIKRVVDLAGAGLALIASAPLLVLGALLIRVSSPGPILFKQQRVGHDGRRFTIFKLRTMHTTAPAYGRHPTGHDDTRITGVGSLLRRTSIDELPQLFNVLRGEMSLVGPRPEMPFVVDGYDDIQRQRLSVKPGITGLWQISADRAFSIHDNIQYDLYYLERRSTSMDLAIMAVTPFVLLSRNRAV
- a CDS encoding WecB/TagA/CpsF family glycosyltransferase, translating into MNIHATCLDSSNGTQVCSEVESYNVLGTRISALTREQSVRLFAKHIAEGRTGYVSVCTVNDVVEAVRDPAFKEAVAGSWLKTADGMPLVWWGRLRTSHPVERVYGPDTLRAVLTDPGHRETRHYFFGGANEAITAQFVEAARAMNPDLRVAGAMTPPFGDPGPERQQEILDEINASGADIVWVGLGAPAQVFWMARHRQALRPSLLVGVGAAFDFLAGIKSEGPRWMRRAGLQWLFRLIQEPRRLWRRYLVYNTLFLFHGIRQVCGITRYPVIENKDGE